In the genome of Nocardia sp. NBC_00416, one region contains:
- a CDS encoding type VII secretion-associated protein, protein MSSVEIALTETRLWAWSANTHTDLTPSVVPSGDGRSLVVGEPLAPPSIAVSPVQLITADRIAYDPALPTPGDALAAVVGHTLDQLRITAPCAALAVVHPTEWDQHRLAVLESAALRYSSHVTLQTTAVRAVTVSQRIRDVRTVVLEFGPLSTTASTVVPAENGPRLEYCEHEPALAAAEISAGDDGVTAFGALLDRLRHGGRVNSVIVVGRTDADFLNLIAAVVADRCGNAELLVVAGTDLVRVRQHETAAQRPTLPPAESDAEWLQPLRERAAASRPPRSRTPLYIGAAAVLAVAVLIAGGIGIARLSGDDAEAVASAPTTTAGPADAQLPEPGSGPSTFGALQLTVPEGWRVKDPSAATDRRLELVPDMGLRARITVTQQPVAPDVGYDRIAATLEAQIAGRPAGSVSPIRRDVVFAGRPGLAYSEHPDDGSTVDWHVIVEHSIQISIGCQYQTGGQDSISHICEDLANSLDVTR, encoded by the coding sequence ATGTCGTCCGTCGAGATCGCGCTGACCGAAACCCGGCTGTGGGCGTGGAGCGCGAATACACACACCGACCTCACGCCCTCGGTGGTGCCGAGCGGTGACGGCCGCAGTCTCGTGGTGGGTGAACCGCTCGCGCCGCCGTCGATCGCGGTATCCCCGGTCCAGCTCATCACCGCGGACCGCATCGCCTACGACCCCGCGCTGCCGACACCGGGGGACGCGCTGGCAGCGGTAGTCGGCCATACCCTCGATCAGCTGCGAATCACCGCGCCGTGTGCGGCTCTTGCGGTCGTGCACCCGACCGAATGGGATCAGCATCGGCTGGCAGTTCTCGAATCCGCAGCCCTCCGGTACAGCAGTCACGTGACGTTACAGACCACGGCAGTCCGGGCGGTCACAGTGAGTCAGCGGATTCGCGATGTGCGTACGGTGGTTCTGGAGTTCGGTCCGTTGTCGACCACCGCGTCCACGGTGGTTCCCGCGGAGAACGGGCCGCGCCTGGAGTACTGCGAGCACGAACCCGCTCTCGCCGCCGCCGAGATCAGTGCCGGTGACGACGGAGTGACGGCTTTCGGCGCGTTGCTCGACCGGCTCCGTCACGGCGGCCGGGTGAACTCGGTGATCGTCGTCGGCCGGACCGATGCCGATTTCCTCAATCTGATCGCGGCCGTCGTCGCCGATCGGTGCGGTAACGCCGAGTTGCTGGTGGTGGCCGGTACCGATCTGGTGCGGGTGCGCCAGCACGAAACTGCCGCGCAACGGCCCACCCTGCCACCGGCCGAATCGGACGCCGAATGGCTACAGCCACTGCGCGAACGCGCCGCCGCCTCCCGGCCGCCGCGCTCCAGGACTCCGCTCTATATCGGGGCCGCGGCGGTGCTCGCCGTCGCTGTGCTGATCGCCGGTGGTATCGGAATCGCCCGGCTCTCGGGCGACGATGCCGAGGCCGTCGCTTCCGCACCGACCACTACCGCCGGGCCCGCGGATGCGCAGCTCCCCGAGCCCGGTTCGGGCCCATCGACTTTCGGTGCCCTCCAGCTCACCGTTCCGGAAGGCTGGCGGGTGAAGGATCCGTCCGCCGCCACCGACCGGCGCCTGGAATTGGTCCCGGACATGGGTTTGCGCGCGCGTATCACGGTGACCCAGCAGCCCGTGGCTCCCGATGTCGGCTACGACCGGATCGCCGCCACACTGGAGGCTCAAATCGCTGGGCGCCCAGCTGGATCGGTCTCTCCGATCCGCCGCGATGTGGTCTTCGCCGGCCGCCCCGGCCTGGCCTATTCCGAGCATCCGGACGACGGATCGACCGTTGACTGGCATGTTATCGTCGAGCACAGCATCCAGATCAGTATCGGATGCCAGTACCAGACAGGGGGGCAAGACTCGATTTCACATATCTGTGAAGACCTCGCGAACTCGCTGGATGTCACGCGATGA
- a CDS encoding WXG100 family type VII secretion target yields the protein MAGEVTTDFAAMETAAKHVETVNGALASELGNVRNLVAGTQGNWKGSAAGTFRKVMDDYDLQSKQLHDVLAEIAVLIRENGKGYTATEQANQDALNSAGASADLGSGSSLKI from the coding sequence ATGGCGGGCGAAGTCACTACCGATTTTGCGGCGATGGAGACCGCGGCCAAGCATGTCGAGACCGTGAACGGCGCGCTGGCCAGCGAGCTCGGAAATGTCCGCAATCTGGTTGCGGGCACACAGGGGAACTGGAAGGGCTCAGCGGCCGGCACCTTCCGGAAGGTCATGGACGACTACGACCTCCAGTCGAAGCAGTTGCACGATGTGCTGGCGGAAATCGCCGTCCTGATCCGTGAGAACGGTAAGGGCTACACGGCGACCGAGCAGGCGAACCAGGATGCACTCAACTCCGCGGGCGCTTCCGCCGACCTGGGTTCGGGCTCCAGCCTGAAGATCTAG
- a CDS encoding WXG100 family type VII secretion target gives MSDAPISYSEAQLMTLSGDLGTSRGRLQETHDELQGYVNGLVASWGGDAQTAYLAKQKRWDDAHVALLDIMQRLSDIVRDGAIDMTTTDKTNASRWM, from the coding sequence ATGTCAGACGCGCCTATTTCTTATTCCGAAGCCCAGCTGATGACCCTGTCGGGCGATCTCGGCACCTCGCGGGGCCGGCTGCAGGAAACTCATGACGAACTGCAGGGTTACGTCAACGGTCTGGTCGCGAGCTGGGGCGGCGACGCTCAGACGGCCTACCTCGCGAAGCAGAAGCGCTGGGACGATGCGCATGTCGCCCTCTTGGACATCATGCAGCGCCTGTCCGATATCGTCCGGGACGGTGCGATCGATATGACCACGACCGATAAGACGAACGCCAGCCGCTGGATGTGA
- a CDS encoding DUF7373 family lipoprotein gives MAALLAVSCGIGGEENAGEPGIDVAALQTGNYRTTPRTPEQLRTPANIDIQEALRLGEHVPLIMDTSPTLVFTRVKYQKKHFTRFDPPDLVPDFATAATGFVAGWETIGQRREDELQGRAVDLTVMRFATPAQASGAAKALADGIWHSRYPPVGTIPIPGYADAYGQARQYGAISAAAARDEFVLWAYIGAGVDIPPNPADLTGLAAEVFDSQFASLRDYAPTPEAELADLPVDRDGILTYALPPSDGVAEAVMSPRTALHLIQRPDLTGRAFEDARVDLVVHGETEIYRAGDARAADRLHAYFVSQLGSEYRPVDNPPGLPDAHCVDDPDTTASLKCLFTVGRYSVIVAGTQIQDLHQRVSAQYKLLDLAH, from the coding sequence ATGGCCGCTCTCCTGGCTGTGAGCTGCGGAATCGGCGGCGAAGAAAACGCCGGAGAGCCCGGGATCGACGTCGCGGCGCTGCAGACGGGCAATTACCGGACGACCCCGCGGACGCCGGAACAGCTGCGCACTCCGGCGAATATCGATATCCAGGAGGCGCTGCGACTGGGCGAACACGTACCGCTGATAATGGACACCAGTCCCACACTCGTCTTCACCCGGGTGAAGTATCAGAAGAAACACTTCACCCGATTCGATCCGCCCGATCTCGTACCGGATTTCGCCACCGCGGCAACGGGTTTCGTCGCGGGCTGGGAGACGATAGGGCAGCGCCGGGAAGACGAACTCCAAGGCCGCGCCGTCGATCTGACGGTTATGCGATTCGCGACACCGGCTCAGGCCTCTGGAGCGGCGAAAGCCCTCGCCGACGGAATATGGCACAGCCGATATCCGCCCGTCGGTACGATTCCGATTCCCGGTTACGCCGACGCGTACGGTCAGGCACGCCAGTACGGTGCGATATCCGCCGCGGCGGCGCGCGACGAGTTCGTGCTGTGGGCCTATATCGGTGCCGGCGTGGACATTCCCCCGAATCCCGCCGATCTCACCGGGCTCGCCGCCGAGGTTTTCGATTCCCAGTTCGCGAGTCTGCGGGACTACGCGCCGACTCCGGAAGCGGAACTCGCCGATCTCCCGGTCGACCGGGACGGAATCCTGACCTATGCGCTGCCCCCATCGGACGGGGTCGCCGAAGCGGTGATGAGCCCGCGTACCGCGCTGCACCTGATCCAACGGCCCGATCTCACCGGGCGAGCGTTCGAAGACGCACGGGTGGACCTCGTCGTACACGGCGAGACGGAGATCTATCGAGCCGGCGACGCACGGGCAGCGGACCGATTGCACGCCTACTTCGTTTCACAACTCGGTTCCGAATACCGACCTGTGGACAACCCGCCCGGACTGCCGGACGCCCACTGCGTCGATGACCCCGATACGACCGCATCGTTGAAATGCCTCTTCACCGTCGGCCGCTACTCGGTGATCGTCGCGGGCACGCAGATCCAAGATCTGCATCAGCGGGTTTCGGCGCAGTACAAGCTACTCGATCTCGCGCACTGA
- a CDS encoding serine/threonine-protein kinase, translating to MALPSGAVVGGYRLIRLLGSGGMGAVYLGQHPSLPRQDAIKILDEDLSGDPEFRARFEREGDLAAGLDHPNIVPVYNRGEEDGRLWIAMKFVPGTDASEEAQKGPAIMPPRRALHIISEVGKGLDYAHRRRLLHRDIKPANFLLSNAPDDDEERVLLTDFGVAKSVEDSQHLTATGKFMATVAYASPEQLLGGQVDHRSDIYSLGCSLYRLLAGQNPYPSTVPAVVMMGHLNEPPPQISAIRPDLPRALDHTFARVLAKNPRERYGTCREFVADAAAAMTGRSRYPGFGATTPVVAAPPTTSTGYSPPGPNPPPDQETVVTQPRDGYPATGPRAQGPKRKRRRGMLMSASSAVVVLLAVAAGAYLVSNSGGAAPGGPDLARVRSAHPEFAGKTVAAFNYGNSLFSVALDGSPQANFLRDIGFRYSDGFAPLRNEESPRKLSRTSFPLPDVLDVVIIARADSGAGNGGLGGLPTPFLNTTAKIVVLDDVSTVQAFQVWTEQSPNTVTENMVPAISKVVS from the coding sequence ATGGCGTTGCCGTCCGGTGCCGTTGTCGGCGGCTACCGACTGATCCGGCTGCTCGGCAGCGGCGGTATGGGTGCGGTGTATCTCGGCCAGCATCCGAGTCTGCCGCGCCAGGACGCGATCAAGATCCTCGACGAGGACCTGTCCGGCGATCCGGAGTTCCGGGCACGATTCGAGCGTGAGGGAGATCTGGCCGCGGGCCTGGATCATCCCAATATCGTCCCGGTCTACAACCGCGGCGAGGAGGACGGGCGGCTCTGGATCGCGATGAAATTCGTACCGGGCACCGATGCGTCCGAGGAAGCCCAGAAGGGCCCGGCGATCATGCCGCCGCGCCGCGCCCTGCACATCATCTCGGAGGTCGGCAAGGGCCTCGACTACGCCCATCGCCGGCGCCTCCTGCACCGTGACATCAAACCCGCGAACTTCCTGCTGTCCAACGCCCCGGACGACGATGAGGAACGGGTGCTGCTGACCGATTTCGGTGTGGCGAAATCGGTCGAGGACAGTCAGCACCTCACGGCCACCGGAAAATTCATGGCGACCGTGGCCTACGCGTCACCGGAGCAGTTGCTCGGCGGCCAGGTCGACCACCGCTCCGATATCTACAGTCTCGGATGCTCGTTGTATCGGCTGCTCGCCGGACAGAACCCCTATCCCTCCACGGTGCCGGCCGTGGTCATGATGGGGCACCTGAACGAACCACCACCCCAGATCTCGGCGATCCGCCCGGACCTGCCGCGGGCACTGGACCATACCTTCGCCCGGGTGCTGGCGAAGAACCCCCGCGAACGCTATGGCACCTGCCGCGAATTCGTCGCCGACGCGGCGGCCGCCATGACCGGCCGGAGCCGGTATCCCGGGTTCGGCGCGACCACGCCGGTGGTCGCGGCTCCGCCGACGACCTCCACCGGCTATTCACCCCCCGGTCCGAACCCACCGCCCGACCAGGAGACTGTTGTCACGCAACCTCGTGACGGTTACCCGGCCACCGGACCGAGAGCACAGGGTCCGAAGCGCAAGCGCCGACGCGGGATGCTGATGTCGGCATCGAGCGCGGTGGTCGTCCTGCTGGCCGTAGCCGCCGGGGCATACCTGGTATCCAACTCCGGCGGCGCCGCACCCGGCGGTCCCGACCTCGCTCGTGTCCGCTCCGCGCACCCCGAGTTCGCCGGAAAGACCGTCGCCGCCTTCAACTACGGAAATTCACTGTTCTCGGTCGCCCTGGACGGTTCGCCGCAGGCAAATTTCCTGCGCGACATAGGGTTCCGCTACAGCGACGGATTCGCGCCGCTACGAAATGAAGAATCGCCGCGCAAACTTTCGCGGACGAGCTTCCCGCTACCGGATGTACTGGACGTCGTCATTATCGCCCGGGCCGACAGCGGCGCCGGAAACGGCGGGCTAGGGGGTCTGCCCACCCCGTTTCTGAATACGACGGCGAAGATCGTCGTCCTCGACGATGTATCCACCGTCCAGGCATTCCAGGTGTGGACCGAACAATCACCGAACACTGTGACCGAAAATATGGTGCCCGCGATATCGAAGGTTGTGAGTTGA
- a CDS encoding DUF7373 family lipoprotein: protein MRTAQTLGPTAPGKRILLLFLVIAAAVAGTACGDTVTGRAAPGMTPVDPSALDVGLFATEPAAFAMEIDTTADVYSLEARRMLEFLTSPHEVDPDLRYLNETQLIVHGTSASLLPEEFTPISEQNYLVAGVITSRENLSPRNPKAGLVALLRFGNEDYARAAAAGYNAVSDQHSPGREKLAIAGHDDALAARVATRDRGQVFAVQGPYVVAATFSAPADQADLMADRMKALLDLQLRAVRDLTPTPPDDILDLPTDPEGIMSTALQPEYPGSAAFNDLAGAYSPAAHLHFEFDGGVVADYTRYGVDLVARNEATVYRAASTEQAFALQATLSRPAEYDEEIPGPPGIADARCVQRAASSNMHDRFYCVLVYERYVGFVDSYGIGDLPSPELYQAAAAQYAVLANSRPSG, encoded by the coding sequence TTGCGGACAGCGCAAACCCTCGGACCCACCGCGCCGGGCAAGCGAATACTCCTCCTATTTCTGGTGATCGCCGCAGCCGTAGCCGGCACCGCGTGCGGTGACACGGTCACCGGCCGCGCCGCGCCCGGGATGACACCGGTGGATCCGAGCGCACTCGATGTCGGGCTGTTCGCCACCGAACCCGCCGCGTTCGCCATGGAGATCGACACCACCGCCGATGTCTACTCGCTCGAGGCGCGGCGGATGCTCGAATTCCTGACCTCACCGCACGAAGTCGACCCGGATCTGCGCTATCTGAACGAGACCCAGCTGATCGTCCACGGCACCAGCGCCTCCCTGCTACCGGAGGAGTTCACACCGATCTCCGAGCAGAACTATCTCGTCGCCGGTGTGATCACTTCCCGGGAGAACCTCAGCCCGCGAAACCCGAAGGCGGGCCTGGTCGCCCTGCTGAGGTTCGGCAACGAGGACTACGCCCGCGCGGCCGCCGCCGGATACAACGCGGTCTCCGACCAACACTCCCCCGGCCGGGAGAAACTGGCGATAGCGGGCCATGACGACGCCTTGGCGGCCAGGGTGGCGACCCGCGATCGCGGGCAGGTCTTCGCCGTGCAGGGCCCCTACGTCGTGGCCGCGACCTTCTCGGCGCCCGCCGATCAGGCGGACCTGATGGCCGATCGGATGAAGGCGCTGCTCGATCTGCAGCTTCGGGCCGTGCGAGACCTCACGCCGACACCGCCCGATGACATCCTCGACCTGCCCACCGACCCCGAAGGGATCATGAGCACAGCGTTGCAGCCGGAGTATCCGGGCAGCGCCGCATTCAACGATCTGGCCGGCGCCTACTCCCCCGCGGCGCATCTCCATTTCGAGTTCGACGGGGGAGTCGTCGCGGACTACACGAGATACGGGGTGGATCTGGTGGCCCGGAACGAAGCCACGGTCTATCGCGCCGCGTCCACCGAGCAGGCATTCGCGTTGCAGGCGACGCTGTCCCGTCCGGCCGAGTACGACGAGGAGATCCCCGGGCCACCGGGTATCGCCGATGCCCGATGCGTCCAACGGGCGGCCTCCTCGAATATGCACGACCGGTTCTACTGCGTGCTCGTGTACGAGCGCTACGTGGGCTTCGTCGACTCCTACGGGATCGGCGATCTACCGTCGCCGGAGTTGTACCAGGCCGCGGCCGCCCAGTACGCCGTGCTCGCGAACAGCAGGCCGTCCGGATGA
- a CDS encoding DUF7373 family lipoprotein has protein sequence MRRPEPGVLRGIRATLAAALVLSSVAGCGSVVSGAAVRAEPDLSGLDVGNYPTEPVDFGAAADHESARYREGQRLGDFAALPFEIDPGYVNRNTGTGGPVVLDRRDMEALVVNDTFDQVAADLVAGWVHTWSTAGDPGSRQQLSVAVLMFPDTARAESVAAGLEHDDFTFNTDNRPVRLPKYPQSKAHRRPGHASLGSWTPHDRYVVFVEYDDGSGKTELPGMVQRTESLLDVQLPLLDQFEPTPAEQLDEIALDPDGLLALTLPKSARTIAMYGPPDAFRGRGAVYALNGTTNLEFLGTGRVTGIALGESVVMRSETVQGAQALWENFRPVADEPAASRVIESPAGIDGKVECFSRKVPAYESPSTFCLLQTGRYFAQVEGGQIQDLQQKTSAQYALLLHG, from the coding sequence ATGCGCCGACCGGAACCCGGTGTGCTGCGCGGGATCCGCGCCACGCTGGCAGCGGCACTCGTCTTGTCGAGCGTCGCGGGCTGCGGGTCGGTGGTGTCCGGTGCGGCGGTCCGCGCCGAACCGGACCTGTCGGGACTCGATGTGGGGAACTACCCGACGGAACCGGTCGATTTCGGGGCGGCCGCGGACCACGAGTCGGCGCGATACCGCGAGGGCCAGCGGCTCGGCGATTTCGCGGCCCTCCCGTTCGAAATCGATCCGGGCTATGTGAACCGCAACACGGGAACGGGCGGGCCCGTGGTGTTGGACCGCCGGGATATGGAAGCCCTGGTCGTCAACGACACTTTCGACCAGGTCGCCGCGGATCTGGTCGCGGGCTGGGTTCACACCTGGTCGACCGCCGGCGACCCGGGAAGCAGACAACAGCTCAGTGTCGCGGTGTTGATGTTTCCCGACACCGCGCGCGCCGAATCCGTCGCCGCGGGGCTCGAACACGACGATTTCACGTTCAATACCGACAACCGGCCCGTGCGGCTGCCGAAATACCCGCAGTCGAAAGCGCATCGGCGGCCCGGGCACGCCTCGCTGGGCAGCTGGACCCCGCACGATCGCTATGTCGTCTTCGTCGAATACGACGATGGGTCCGGGAAGACCGAGCTGCCGGGCATGGTGCAGCGCACCGAATCCCTGCTCGATGTCCAGCTGCCCCTGCTCGACCAGTTCGAGCCCACACCGGCCGAACAGCTGGACGAGATCGCGCTCGACCCCGACGGACTGCTGGCGCTGACCCTTCCGAAGAGCGCGCGAACGATCGCGATGTACGGCCCGCCGGACGCGTTTCGCGGCCGGGGCGCGGTGTACGCGTTGAACGGGACAACGAACCTGGAGTTCCTCGGCACCGGCCGGGTCACCGGCATCGCCCTCGGCGAATCGGTGGTCATGCGCAGCGAGACGGTCCAGGGAGCACAGGCGCTGTGGGAGAACTTCCGTCCCGTCGCCGACGAGCCGGCCGCGAGCCGGGTGATCGAGTCGCCCGCGGGAATCGACGGGAAGGTCGAGTGCTTCAGCAGGAAAGTCCCCGCGTACGAGAGCCCGTCGACTTTCTGCCTACTCCAGACGGGACGATACTTCGCGCAGGTGGAGGGCGGACAGATCCAGGATCTCCAGCAGAAGACCTCGGCGCAGTACGCCCTGCTGCTGCACGGCTAG
- a CDS encoding lytic transglycosylase domain-containing protein yields MEDVRSRRFGVLVASIVALLLTGCGGGEDLVPIPEGIPPGPGSPVPVIDIDAPGRAAAQLNGWASDHADALEIPVAALEAYGYAAAVMARSRPDCGIGWTTLAGIGSVESDHGRHRGAEVRDDGLVEPSIIGIPLDGSPGVAEIRDTDGGRLDGDPVFDRAVGPMQFIPETWRKWGVDANGDGVADPHSIDDAALTAARYLCVSGGSLRTADGWSRALFTYNRSESYMKVVRDRAAAYSVGRRA; encoded by the coding sequence ATGGAAGACGTGCGTTCCCGCAGGTTCGGCGTCCTCGTCGCTTCGATCGTCGCGTTACTGCTCACCGGGTGTGGGGGTGGCGAGGATCTGGTGCCCATACCCGAAGGGATACCGCCCGGTCCTGGTTCGCCTGTCCCGGTGATCGATATCGACGCCCCCGGCCGGGCCGCCGCCCAGTTGAACGGGTGGGCCTCCGATCACGCCGATGCGCTGGAGATACCGGTAGCGGCGCTGGAGGCGTACGGGTACGCGGCGGCGGTGATGGCGCGGTCGCGACCCGACTGCGGGATCGGCTGGACCACGCTGGCGGGTATCGGGAGCGTGGAGAGCGACCACGGCCGCCATCGCGGGGCCGAGGTGCGCGACGACGGTCTGGTGGAACCGTCGATCATCGGGATTCCGCTGGACGGGTCGCCGGGGGTCGCGGAGATCCGCGATACCGACGGCGGCCGGCTCGACGGTGACCCGGTATTCGATCGGGCGGTGGGGCCGATGCAGTTCATTCCCGAGACCTGGCGCAAATGGGGCGTGGACGCCAACGGGGACGGTGTCGCGGATCCGCACAGTATCGACGACGCCGCGCTGACCGCGGCCAGGTATCTGTGCGTGAGCGGGGGATCGCTGCGCACCGCCGATGGGTGGAGTCGGGCCTTGTTCACCTACAACAGGTCGGAGAGCTATATGAAGGTGGTCCGCGACCGTGCCGCCGCCTACAGCGTCGGCCGGCGCGCCTGA
- the eno gene encoding phosphopyruvate hydratase, with protein MAIIEQVGAREILDSRGNPTVEVEIALDDGTLTRAAVPSGASTGEHEAVELRDGGERYNGKGVQKAVEGVLDEIAPAVIGLDAVEQRTVDQALLDLDGTPDKSRLGANALLGVSLAVARAAAESSGLELFRYLGGPNAHVLPVPMMNILNGGAHADTGVDVQEFMVAPIGAPTFKESLRWGAEVYHALKAVLKEKGLATGLGDEGGFAPDVAGTREALDLISVAVAKTGLKLGRDVALALDVAATEFYSNGAYQFEGSARSASEMTKFYAELRAAYPLVSIEDPLSEDDWDGWVALTDEIGDKVQLVGDDLFVTNPERLEDGIAKGAANALLVKVNQIGTLTETLDAVELAHRNGYKTMMSHRSGETEDTTIADLAVAVGSGQIKTGAPARSERVAKYNQLLRIEDALGDSARYAGDVAFPRFTFED; from the coding sequence GTGGCCATCATCGAACAGGTCGGAGCTCGCGAGATCCTGGATTCTCGGGGTAACCCCACCGTCGAGGTCGAGATCGCCCTCGACGACGGCACCCTGACCCGCGCCGCGGTGCCTTCCGGCGCGTCCACCGGCGAGCACGAGGCCGTGGAACTCCGCGACGGCGGAGAGCGCTACAACGGCAAGGGTGTACAGAAGGCCGTCGAGGGGGTCCTCGACGAGATCGCCCCGGCGGTCATCGGCTTGGACGCCGTCGAACAGCGCACAGTAGACCAGGCGCTGCTCGACCTCGACGGCACGCCGGACAAATCGCGCCTCGGCGCGAACGCGCTGCTGGGGGTTTCCCTCGCGGTGGCGCGGGCGGCCGCGGAGTCGTCGGGTCTGGAGCTGTTCCGCTACCTCGGCGGTCCGAACGCGCATGTGCTGCCGGTGCCCATGATGAACATCCTCAACGGCGGCGCGCACGCCGACACCGGGGTGGATGTGCAGGAGTTCATGGTCGCGCCGATCGGTGCGCCGACGTTCAAGGAATCGCTGCGCTGGGGCGCGGAGGTCTACCACGCGCTCAAGGCGGTCCTGAAAGAGAAGGGCCTGGCCACCGGTCTCGGTGACGAGGGCGGGTTCGCGCCCGACGTCGCCGGCACGCGCGAGGCGCTGGACCTGATCAGCGTGGCAGTCGCCAAGACCGGGCTGAAACTGGGCCGCGACGTCGCGCTGGCGCTCGACGTCGCCGCCACCGAGTTCTACTCCAACGGCGCCTATCAGTTCGAGGGGTCCGCGCGGTCGGCTTCGGAGATGACGAAGTTCTACGCCGAGCTGCGGGCCGCGTACCCGCTGGTGTCCATCGAGGACCCGCTGTCGGAGGACGACTGGGACGGCTGGGTGGCGCTCACCGATGAGATCGGTGACAAGGTGCAGCTGGTCGGCGACGACCTGTTCGTCACCAACCCCGAACGGCTGGAGGACGGTATCGCCAAGGGCGCGGCGAATGCGCTGCTGGTGAAGGTGAACCAGATCGGCACGCTCACCGAGACCTTGGACGCCGTCGAACTGGCGCACCGCAACGGGTACAAGACCATGATGTCGCACCGGTCGGGTGAAACCGAGGACACCACGATCGCGGATCTGGCGGTCGCCGTGGGCAGCGGACAGATCAAGACCGGGGCCCCGGCCCGCAGCGAGCGGGTGGCGAAGTACAACCAGCTGCTGCGGATCGAGGACGCACTCGGCGATTCGGCCCGCTACGCCGGGGATGTGGCCTTCCCGCGGTTCACCTTCGAGGACTGA
- a CDS encoding FtsB family cell division protein: protein MSERRARGTSPAGRGNRRTSREPTRRPAAEVQGGAERVRRTARRPKVRSDGVRDWSERTILGLSAGKAIILAMVVCALAMTLAVPMRTYFTQRAEADQLAAERRTLVDDIARLKDRRSQQEDPAYIRSEARDRLRLVMPGETPYIVQVPGIEVPAVPDPQAPEHEPDPWYTDLWRSISAPPPNSEQPAPQPEGPR, encoded by the coding sequence ATGTCGGAGCGGCGTGCGCGCGGTACCAGTCCCGCTGGACGGGGCAACCGCCGCACGTCGCGCGAGCCGACCCGGCGCCCCGCCGCCGAAGTGCAGGGTGGTGCGGAACGGGTGCGGCGCACCGCCCGTCGTCCCAAGGTCCGGTCCGACGGCGTGCGGGACTGGTCGGAGCGGACCATTCTCGGGCTCTCCGCGGGTAAGGCGATCATCCTCGCGATGGTGGTGTGCGCGCTGGCGATGACCCTGGCCGTCCCGATGCGGACCTATTTCACGCAGCGCGCCGAGGCCGATCAGCTGGCCGCCGAGCGCCGGACGCTCGTGGACGATATCGCCCGGCTGAAGGACCGCCGCTCCCAGCAGGAGGACCCGGCCTACATCCGGTCCGAGGCCCGGGACCGGTTGCGGCTGGTGATGCCGGGCGAAACCCCTTATATCGTGCAGGTCCCGGGGATCGAGGTGCCCGCCGTCCCCGATCCGCAGGCGCCCGAGCACGAACCCGATCCGTGGTACACGGATCTGTGGCGCAGCATTTCTGCGCCGCCCCCGAACTCCGAACAGCCCGCGCCGCAACCGGAAGGACCCAGGTGA
- a CDS encoding DUF501 domain-containing protein — protein MSTPDDRDLEIVAEQLGRAPRGVLAIAYRTPDGLPAVVKTAPKLPDGTPFPTLYYLTDPRLTAEASRLESAGVMKGMTDRLARDTELAAAYRAAHESYLAERDEIESLGTDFTGGGMPDRVKCLHVLIAHALAKGPGVNPLGDEAVALAAANGLRGSAIPADWPEYAATEAES, from the coding sequence GTGAGTACACCCGACGACCGAGATCTGGAGATCGTCGCCGAACAACTGGGCCGCGCCCCGCGCGGGGTGCTCGCCATCGCCTACCGGACCCCGGACGGTCTCCCGGCGGTCGTCAAGACCGCGCCGAAACTGCCCGACGGCACACCCTTTCCCACCCTCTACTACCTCACCGATCCACGGCTGACCGCGGAGGCCAGCCGGTTGGAGTCCGCGGGGGTGATGAAGGGGATGACCGACCGGCTCGCCCGGGACACCGAACTCGCCGCCGCCTACCGCGCGGCGCACGAGAGTTATCTGGCCGAACGGGACGAGATCGAATCGCTGGGCACCGATTTCACCGGCGGCGGTATGCCGGACCGGGTGAAATGTCTGCACGTGCTGATCGCGCACGCGCTGGCCAAGGGGCCGGGGGTCAATCCACTCGGTGACGAGGCGGTCGCACTGGCGGCCGCGAACGGGCTGCGGGGGAGCGCGATCCCGGCGGACTGGCCGGAATACGCGGCGACGGAAGCGGAATCGTGA